In Fluviispira sanaruensis, a genomic segment contains:
- the fabV gene encoding enoyl-ACP reductase FabV: MIIEPKIRGFICTTAHPTGCAQHVQDQINFVKNNEKIKGAQKVLVIGASTGYGLASRIAAAYGTGAATIGVFFEKPAEGTRTATAGWYNTAAFEKTAHSDGLYAKSINGDAFSNEIKQKTIDLIKQDLGKVDLVVYSLASPRRTHPTTGENFSSALKPIGKTYSEKSINPMTGEIKSVSIEPAGDGDIENTVRVMGGEDWELWIDALQNAGVLADNALTIAYSYIGPVLTYPIYREGTIGKAKEHLEKTAALISDKLHNIGGKAFVSVNKAVVTQSSSAIPVVPLYISLLFRIMKNKNIHEDCIEQAYRLFNEHLYSGKNISTDKKGLIRIDDWEMREDVQTEVSKLWEKVNSENINDYSDLSGYRNDFYKLFGFALPQVDYKADVEIKVEIPSIS, translated from the coding sequence ATGATTATTGAACCAAAAATCCGTGGATTTATATGCACAACTGCGCATCCAACTGGGTGTGCTCAGCACGTACAAGATCAAATTAATTTTGTTAAAAACAATGAAAAAATCAAAGGTGCGCAAAAAGTTCTCGTAATAGGTGCTTCAACAGGTTATGGGCTTGCGAGTCGAATTGCGGCTGCCTATGGCACTGGAGCGGCAACTATAGGAGTCTTTTTTGAAAAGCCAGCAGAAGGCACCCGAACAGCGACAGCTGGGTGGTACAACACGGCAGCTTTTGAAAAGACTGCGCACAGCGACGGGCTTTATGCAAAAAGTATCAATGGTGATGCCTTTTCGAATGAAATTAAGCAAAAAACCATTGATCTCATAAAACAAGATTTAGGGAAAGTTGACCTTGTTGTTTATAGTTTGGCTTCGCCAAGAAGGACTCATCCAACTACAGGAGAAAACTTTTCTTCTGCTCTTAAACCTATTGGTAAAACATATTCAGAGAAATCAATTAACCCAATGACAGGCGAAATCAAATCTGTGAGTATTGAACCTGCAGGGGATGGCGATATTGAAAATACAGTGCGTGTAATGGGGGGCGAGGATTGGGAGTTGTGGATCGATGCTTTGCAAAATGCAGGTGTATTAGCTGATAATGCTTTAACGATTGCATATTCTTATATTGGTCCTGTTTTAACCTATCCTATTTATAGGGAAGGCACGATTGGGAAAGCTAAAGAACATTTAGAAAAAACAGCTGCTCTTATTTCAGATAAATTGCATAATATTGGTGGCAAAGCATTTGTCTCAGTTAATAAAGCTGTTGTCACTCAATCGAGCTCTGCTATTCCAGTTGTTCCTTTATATATTTCTCTTCTTTTCCGTATTATGAAAAATAAAAATATTCACGAAGACTGTATTGAACAAGCTTACAGATTATTTAATGAGCATTTATACTCTGGAAAAAACATCAGTACAGATAAAAAAGGCCTTATTCGCATAGATGATTGGGAAATGAGAGAAGATGTGCAAACTGAGGTATCCAAACTTTGGGAAAAAGTGAATTCAGAAAATATCAACGATTATTCCGATTTATCTGGATATCGCAATGATTTTTATAAACTGTTTGGTTTCGCTCTACCTCAGGTAGACTACAAAGCGGATGTTGAAATAAAGGTTGAGATCCCTTCTATTTCATAG
- a CDS encoding SpoVR family protein, translating into MDPRLTSDLTPELKDIVFEIESHAKNLGLDFFPTIFEMVDYQQMSEIAAYGGFPTRYPHWRFGMEYERIAKSYEYGLSLIYEMVINNDPCYAYLLRSNSLVDQKTVIAHVYGHCDFFKNNYCFAHTNRKTLDEMANHGSRVRRYIEEVGHDEVESFIDICLSLENLIDQHGPHIRREYKPKEKDNYDESLISPDKLPVPKLPSLRGYMEGYINPESYLKEQQAKVILEKEKEKKFPESPVRDVLKFLLDFAPLSAWQRDVLAIVREEAYYFAPQGQTKIMNEGWAVYWHSKILTQLVLKDSEVIDYCDHYAGVVQMSGQRLNPYKLGVELMRHIEKRWDKGQFGLDYTLCDDPLVRKNWNKNANKGMQKIFEVRKFHNDITFIDEFLDEDFCEEAKLFTWVQDRRSGQAIIHDRDFKTIKRELLDAMTNFGHPLIDVVDGNFRNRGEILLRHRHQGKDLKIDWAVETLKNIHKVWSRPVNIATVIESENKIIHFDGSEPRIEKGIQFEH; encoded by the coding sequence ATGGATCCAAGACTAACAAGTGATCTGACCCCAGAACTGAAGGATATTGTTTTTGAAATTGAAAGTCACGCAAAAAATCTGGGTCTTGATTTTTTCCCAACCATATTTGAAATGGTCGATTATCAACAAATGAGTGAAATAGCTGCTTATGGTGGTTTTCCCACTCGCTATCCCCATTGGCGTTTTGGCATGGAATACGAACGCATTGCGAAAAGCTATGAGTACGGCCTTTCCCTTATTTATGAAATGGTAATTAACAATGACCCTTGTTATGCTTATTTATTAAGAAGCAATTCCTTAGTCGATCAGAAAACTGTGATTGCTCATGTTTATGGTCATTGTGATTTCTTTAAAAATAATTATTGTTTTGCTCATACAAACAGAAAAACTCTTGATGAAATGGCAAACCATGGAAGTCGTGTTAGACGTTATATTGAAGAAGTTGGTCATGATGAAGTTGAAAGTTTTATAGATATTTGCTTATCACTCGAAAATTTAATTGATCAACATGGACCTCATATTCGCAGAGAATATAAACCGAAAGAAAAAGACAATTATGATGAGAGTTTAATCTCTCCAGACAAACTTCCGGTTCCTAAATTACCATCATTACGTGGATATATGGAAGGATATATAAATCCTGAGAGTTATTTAAAGGAACAGCAAGCAAAAGTAATATTAGAAAAAGAAAAAGAAAAAAAATTTCCTGAAAGTCCTGTGCGTGACGTACTCAAATTTCTCCTTGATTTTGCTCCTTTAAGTGCATGGCAAAGAGATGTTCTTGCTATTGTTCGAGAAGAAGCATATTATTTTGCTCCACAAGGTCAAACAAAAATTATGAATGAAGGCTGGGCTGTTTATTGGCACTCAAAGATACTGACCCAACTTGTCTTAAAAGATTCTGAAGTCATAGATTATTGCGATCATTATGCTGGAGTCGTGCAAATGTCTGGGCAAAGGTTAAACCCTTATAAACTTGGGGTAGAACTCATGCGACACATAGAAAAAAGATGGGACAAAGGTCAATTTGGTTTAGACTATACTTTATGTGATGATCCACTTGTGCGAAAAAATTGGAATAAAAATGCAAATAAAGGGATGCAAAAGATATTTGAGGTGCGGAAATTTCACAATGACATCACTTTTATTGATGAGTTTTTAGATGAAGATTTTTGTGAAGAAGCCAAACTATTCACTTGGGTACAAGATAGACGTTCAGGACAAGCAATTATTCATGACCGAGATTTTAAAACTATAAAAAGGGAACTTCTCGATGCGATGACCAATTTTGGCCACCCATTGATAGATGTTGTGGACGGGAATTTTCGCAATAGAGGTGAAATTCTGTTAAGACATCGTCATCAAGGAAAAGATCTTAAAATTGATTGGGCTGTTGAAACTCTGAAAAATATTCATAAAGTTTGGAGTCGACCTGTAAATATAGCAACCGTCATAGAGTCAGAAAATAAAATAATTCATTTTGATGGATCAGAACCTAGAATTGAAAAAGGCATTCAATTCGAACATTGA
- a CDS encoding HDOD domain-containing protein, producing MANLYNKFVIPPLTENIVSCLSSIYKNEFIIDTMVEKIAKDIGLFNKILLIANSQRYGQGVHTNDLKQAIVRIGIINLTLVLTSEYYTNYTSIEEIGFFNLKQFNLHSSCVSRFAFEIAKIKNLPTLHDVTLAAAFHDIGLLARAILHKDIMKNLVEKCVQDKIQFYKAETELNITSHEIIGSDILNEWGLNKNIILLVRNHHTKENVRSSDTDYLEKEFIILELADLLAHRISCGFEGYTRDVRVNMMLIDRLGISKDKIVELIKIVNHSMNSFGF from the coding sequence ATGGCGAACTTATATAATAAATTTGTTATACCTCCTTTAACTGAAAATATTGTGAGCTGTCTTTCTTCAATTTATAAAAATGAATTTATTATTGATACGATGGTTGAAAAAATTGCCAAAGATATTGGGTTATTTAATAAAATATTGTTGATCGCAAATTCGCAACGTTACGGCCAAGGGGTCCATACAAACGATTTAAAACAAGCTATTGTGCGAATTGGAATTATAAATCTTACTTTGGTTTTGACTTCTGAATATTATACTAATTATACTTCAATAGAAGAAATTGGTTTCTTTAATTTAAAACAATTTAATCTCCATTCGAGTTGTGTTTCTCGTTTTGCGTTTGAAATTGCAAAAATTAAAAATTTACCTACATTACACGATGTCACTTTAGCTGCAGCTTTTCATGATATAGGTCTGCTTGCTCGTGCTATTTTGCATAAAGATATAATGAAGAATTTAGTTGAAAAGTGCGTTCAAGATAAAATTCAATTTTACAAAGCTGAAACGGAACTTAATATTACCTCACATGAAATTATAGGTTCAGATATTCTAAACGAATGGGGATTAAATAAAAATATTATCTTGCTTGTAAGGAATCATCATACAAAAGAAAATGTAAGATCATCAGATACAGATTATTTAGAGAAAGAGTTTATCATTTTGGAACTTGCTGATTTATTAGCACATAGAATTTCATGTGGATTTGAAGGTTATACAAGGGATGTCAGAGTTAATATGATGTTAATAGATAGGCTGGGGATATCCAAAGATAAAATTGTTGAACTAATAAAAATTGTTAATCACTCCATGAATAGTTTTGGATTTTGA
- a CDS encoding response regulator has product MRKVIILMDDSPEMHLITKKALETLDVNFISCKTEAELLAGVINNTRELALVLLDIYMPDKNGFVVIQNLKDRFPRRKFKIVFFTSIKEKKYILQGMSLKADGFIIKPFEVDEFRLKIMKLIDLKKT; this is encoded by the coding sequence ATGAGAAAAGTTATAATACTTATGGATGACTCTCCAGAAATGCATCTCATAACGAAGAAAGCATTAGAAACTTTAGATGTGAATTTTATTTCATGTAAAACTGAAGCTGAATTATTAGCGGGAGTCATAAATAACACGCGTGAATTGGCATTAGTTTTGTTAGATATTTATATGCCTGATAAAAACGGGTTCGTTGTCATTCAAAACTTAAAAGATCGTTTTCCAAGGCGGAAATTTAAAATTGTTTTTTTCACTTCAATCAAAGAAAAAAAATATATATTGCAGGGAATGAGTCTAAAAGCTGATGGCTTTATAATTAAGCCATTTGAAGTTGATGAATTTCGTTTAAAAATTATGAAATTAATTGATTTAAAAAAAACTTAA
- the menD gene encoding 2-succinyl-5-enolpyruvyl-6-hydroxy-3-cyclohexene-1-carboxylic-acid synthase, with translation MKSNRSISSDIIKKLLNWGVSEFYVCAGARNIPLVETLINLSTANKKIIYNHFDERSAGFYAIGRIKSLNKPVCVITTSGTAVGELLAPAMEAYYSGLPLVLLTADRPKSFRGTGAPQSAEQNNIFGKYVSSCYDIEADQEFEFMSCAKNKPLHINVCFDIPLQSGALEAIFHTPGVDNCPTHYRIPEQFIQNLYKKIDNAENLIVIVSQIHNKYKDIIIDLLCHINLPVYLESISNLREESKLSSLKIKCADKIWINAKKSGYKIDTVIKIGNTPTHRIWRDLEEIYKNIEVISLSDNIFPGHSRAKHFCIETDKESILYNKKYSREQSEEVINFLNFDNLFFLKLQELFIKYPNSEQAIMYTLSKIIPNFSRLYLGNSLSIRHWDLAAQYNQKNFYVEASRGLNGIDGQISTFYGFSAIDTQNFAIIGDLTALYDLSAPWVLEYQKALYTHLIVINNSGGKIFGRVLSGMAGNFCQNIHNYRLEHWCKMWNMEYLALNEINNFKLLDTQHNVYEIFPDQFQTDSFNEEFNNIEL, from the coding sequence ATGAAAAGCAATAGAAGTATTTCATCCGATATAATAAAAAAACTACTTAACTGGGGAGTCTCTGAATTTTATGTCTGTGCTGGAGCAAGAAATATTCCTTTAGTTGAAACCTTAATAAATTTGTCAACTGCAAATAAGAAAATCATATATAATCATTTTGATGAAAGATCTGCTGGTTTTTATGCAATAGGTCGAATAAAATCTCTTAATAAACCTGTATGTGTAATAACAACTTCTGGCACGGCAGTTGGTGAACTTTTAGCACCTGCTATGGAAGCTTATTATTCTGGACTGCCTCTTGTTTTACTTACTGCGGACAGACCTAAATCATTTCGTGGCACAGGCGCACCTCAAAGCGCAGAACAAAATAATATTTTTGGTAAATATGTCTCTTCTTGTTACGATATAGAAGCTGATCAAGAATTTGAATTTATGAGTTGTGCTAAAAATAAACCTTTGCATATAAATGTCTGTTTTGACATACCGTTGCAATCTGGTGCTCTAGAAGCGATCTTTCATACTCCAGGTGTAGACAATTGCCCTACGCATTATCGTATTCCAGAACAATTTATCCAAAATTTATACAAAAAAATAGACAATGCGGAGAATTTAATTGTAATAGTCTCACAAATTCATAATAAATATAAAGATATAATTATTGATTTATTATGCCACATTAATTTACCTGTTTATCTTGAAAGTATTTCAAATTTAAGAGAGGAATCAAAACTCTCGTCTTTGAAAATCAAATGCGCAGATAAGATCTGGATAAATGCAAAAAAATCAGGTTACAAAATCGATACAGTGATTAAAATTGGGAACACCCCAACCCATAGGATATGGCGGGATCTTGAAGAAATTTATAAGAATATAGAAGTTATTTCTTTATCAGACAATATTTTTCCTGGCCACTCCAGAGCAAAGCATTTTTGTATCGAAACGGATAAAGAAAGCATTCTTTACAATAAAAAATATTCTAGAGAACAATCAGAAGAGGTTATTAACTTTTTAAATTTTGATAATTTGTTTTTCTTAAAACTACAAGAATTATTTATTAAGTATCCAAATTCTGAACAAGCAATCATGTATACACTATCAAAAATAATTCCAAATTTTTCTCGCCTTTATTTAGGTAACAGTTTATCTATTCGCCATTGGGATTTAGCCGCTCAGTACAATCAAAAAAACTTCTACGTGGAAGCTTCACGTGGTTTAAATGGAATTGATGGACAAATATCAACTTTTTATGGATTCTCCGCAATTGACACACAAAATTTTGCCATAATAGGAGATCTCACTGCGCTATATGACTTAAGTGCTCCATGGGTCTTAGAGTATCAAAAAGCATTATATACCCACCTTATTGTAATCAATAATAGCGGCGGAAAAATTTTTGGTCGAGTCCTTTCAGGAATGGCTGGAAATTTCTGTCAGAATATCCATAATTATAGATTAGAGCACTGGTGCAAAATGTGGAATATGGAATATCTCGCTCTGAATGAAATAAATAATTTTAAATTACTAGACACTCAGCACAATGTTTATGAAATATTTCCCGATCAATTTCAAACCGATTCATTTAACGAAGAATTTAATAATATAGAATTATAA
- a CDS encoding RCC1 domain-containing protein: MKILLMKIIALILIFETLYSCSKGGGGSGNDSVVSLNSFYSLDDLSSVATKSGKVPLYTTSGSENGLISMGDISSCVVMSSGKVKCWGFNAVFQLGSNKAGFINQKTPVLADILLENAVSISAGYLQTCAYLSSGMKCWGDQNDGVLGNQVNSATPAQTPQVVKNLGGQQIKMMAIGDSHVCVLFSGTQSVSCWGQNSQMQLAQSSTSTPSSLTAVPINLPEPIKSIATSDFNPCAVAVSGNLYCWGQFISTPANPNPVLIASNVKNISSGEQSHFCYTDTNANIYCFGTNDKLQLGSSTAPAGFNKTPLQVSGISHATAIVAGKVHTCAITNDGASVVCWGDNSVGQLGASSNNPNKSAIPIAVVGLPAANVIDIAAADNNTCALLDNDDVYCWGNNTIPPAGGTSDFLGVASPTVSYTAVKVLNRNDL; this comes from the coding sequence ATGAAGATATTATTGATGAAAATAATTGCACTTATTTTAATTTTTGAAACACTTTACTCCTGTTCAAAAGGCGGGGGGGGAAGTGGAAATGATTCTGTGGTATCATTGAATAGTTTTTATTCTTTGGACGATCTTTCTTCAGTCGCCACGAAATCAGGGAAAGTTCCTTTATACACCACCTCTGGTTCAGAAAATGGGCTTATCAGCATGGGGGATATCTCAAGCTGTGTCGTAATGTCTTCAGGCAAAGTAAAATGCTGGGGTTTCAATGCTGTTTTTCAACTTGGCAGCAACAAAGCAGGCTTTATCAATCAAAAAACACCTGTTTTAGCTGATATTTTACTAGAGAACGCAGTTTCAATTTCTGCTGGATATCTTCAAACTTGCGCCTATTTATCATCAGGGATGAAATGCTGGGGTGATCAAAACGATGGGGTCTTAGGAAATCAAGTTAACTCAGCCACTCCAGCTCAAACTCCTCAAGTCGTAAAAAATTTAGGGGGTCAACAAATTAAAATGATGGCAATTGGCGATTCGCATGTGTGTGTGCTTTTTTCTGGTACACAAAGTGTCTCTTGCTGGGGACAAAATTCTCAAATGCAACTAGCCCAATCATCCACTAGCACCCCATCTAGCCTCACAGCAGTGCCCATTAACTTACCAGAACCTATTAAGTCTATTGCAACTTCAGACTTTAACCCTTGCGCAGTTGCAGTCAGTGGAAATTTATATTGCTGGGGACAATTTATATCCACACCAGCAAACCCAAATCCTGTCCTCATAGCTTCAAATGTAAAAAATATTTCGAGCGGAGAGCAGTCACACTTCTGCTACACAGATACGAACGCTAACATATATTGCTTTGGTACGAATGATAAGCTGCAGCTAGGCTCTTCAACAGCGCCCGCTGGATTTAATAAAACGCCTCTACAAGTCAGTGGAATCTCGCATGCAACTGCAATTGTTGCAGGTAAAGTTCATACATGTGCAATCACAAACGACGGTGCATCCGTCGTTTGCTGGGGTGATAACTCAGTTGGTCAATTAGGCGCAAGTTCAAATAATCCAAATAAGTCAGCTATACCAATTGCAGTTGTGGGGCTTCCCGCAGCAAATGTTATTGACATAGCAGCAGCAGACAATAACACATGTGCTCTGCTAGATAATGATGATGTTTATTGCTGGGGTAACAATACTATACCCCCAGCAGGCGGCACTTCTGACTTCCTAGGAGTTGCGAGTCCTACTGTCTCCTATACTGCAGTTAAAGTTTTAAATAGAAATGATCTTTGA
- a CDS encoding RCC1 domain-containing protein → MKSMIFKTIALIIIFEVVYSCSKGEGGSGNDAVVSLNSFYSLDDLSTAATSAGKIPTYTTSGAENGLISMGDLSACVVMTSGSIKCWGYNQSFQLGNTNAGTNNQVTPVVVNILTEKAVAVSAALNHTCAFLSTGLKCWGSENNGKLGNRINNNTTATQPQDVLNLNSNQIKMMVTGDEHVCVLFSASQQVSCWGLNNLGQMAQSDFANPFINGANIPLPESVKLISTSDHSVCAVTVSGSLYCWGSNITTSANPNPILIDSGVKNISSGEKDHFCYINSEDTIKCFGKNEKLQLGNNTATNVFNKTPNSVAGISHAKAIVAGQYHTCAITNDGSSVYCWGDNSKGQLGSGSSTPAQSNAPIAVSGLPTAKVIDIAAADNNTCALLDNEDVYCWGSNNNSGTSGYGDNLGIKNPPSLSNKAIRILNRNDL, encoded by the coding sequence ATGAAGTCAATGATTTTCAAAACAATTGCACTTATCATTATTTTCGAAGTTGTTTACTCTTGCTCAAAAGGTGAAGGGGGTAGTGGAAATGATGCAGTGGTTTCTTTAAATAGTTTTTATTCTCTAGATGATCTTTCTACTGCTGCAACAAGTGCTGGAAAAATTCCAACTTATACAACTTCTGGAGCAGAAAATGGTCTGATAAGTATGGGGGATTTGTCTGCTTGTGTGGTTATGACATCAGGAAGCATTAAATGCTGGGGTTACAACCAATCCTTTCAGCTTGGTAATACAAATGCAGGCACAAACAATCAAGTGACACCTGTTGTTGTAAACATATTAACTGAAAAAGCTGTTGCGGTGTCTGCGGCACTCAATCACACTTGTGCTTTTTTATCTACAGGGTTAAAATGCTGGGGCTCAGAAAATAATGGGAAATTGGGAAATAGAATTAACAATAATACCACTGCCACTCAACCACAAGATGTCTTGAATTTAAATAGCAATCAAATAAAAATGATGGTCACTGGAGACGAACATGTCTGTGTTTTATTTTCAGCTTCACAACAAGTTTCTTGCTGGGGATTAAACAATTTAGGACAAATGGCTCAATCTGATTTTGCAAATCCATTTATTAATGGCGCAAATATACCATTACCTGAAAGCGTAAAATTAATATCAACTTCAGATCATTCCGTTTGTGCAGTTACTGTTTCTGGCAGTTTATATTGCTGGGGTTCGAATATCACGACTAGTGCAAATCCAAACCCAATTCTCATAGATTCAGGCGTTAAAAATATTTCAAGTGGTGAAAAAGATCATTTCTGCTATATAAATTCAGAAGATACTATAAAATGTTTTGGGAAAAATGAGAAATTACAACTTGGTAACAACACTGCCACTAATGTTTTTAATAAAACACCAAATTCAGTGGCTGGAATTTCCCATGCAAAAGCTATCGTGGCTGGACAATACCATACCTGTGCAATTACGAACGACGGTTCATCCGTTTATTGCTGGGGCGATAATTCAAAGGGACAACTTGGCAGTGGCTCATCCACTCCTGCTCAATCAAATGCACCCATAGCAGTTTCAGGACTGCCCACAGCTAAAGTTATAGACATAGCCGCAGCAGACAACAACACATGTGCATTGCTCGACAATGAAGATGTTTACTGCTGGGGAAGTAACAACAATTCCGGCACTAGCGGTTATGGGGATAATTTAGGAATTAAAAATCCACCAAGTTTATCAAATAAAGCAATAAGAATTCTTAACAGAAATGATCTTTAA
- a CDS encoding nitroreductase family protein, translating to MNSTLDIIKQRTSVNKFDPAKTISENEIKDLISYAIESPSSFNIQHWRFIALTNKAEKEKLKAVAFNQEKITDASVTFIVLGDIKGLEKMPDILSSIKTANLIDQQMHDGWLQMANGMYKENPALERDEAIRSASMAAMTLMLAAQAKGFASGAMIGFDPVGVKKEFQIPDRYVPVMLLAVGYLSNGNWPRKPRLSIDSILSFNKMKQF from the coding sequence ATGAACTCAACGCTTGATATTATCAAACAAAGGACATCCGTAAATAAATTTGATCCTGCAAAAACTATAAGTGAAAATGAAATTAAAGATCTGATAAGCTATGCAATCGAGTCGCCGTCTTCCTTTAATATTCAACATTGGCGTTTTATTGCTCTTACAAATAAAGCTGAAAAAGAAAAACTTAAAGCTGTGGCTTTCAATCAAGAAAAAATAACAGATGCATCTGTTACATTTATCGTTTTAGGCGATATAAAAGGTCTCGAAAAAATGCCCGATATTTTATCATCAATTAAAACAGCAAATCTAATTGATCAACAAATGCATGATGGATGGCTGCAAATGGCAAATGGAATGTATAAAGAAAATCCAGCACTCGAAAGAGATGAAGCCATTCGATCAGCCTCTATGGCAGCTATGACTCTTATGCTTGCTGCTCAAGCTAAAGGTTTTGCAAGTGGTGCGATGATAGGTTTTGATCCTGTAGGTGTTAAGAAAGAATTTCAAATTCCCGACCGCTATGTGCCAGTCATGCTCCTTGCAGTCGGATATTTAAGTAATGGGAATTGGCCTAGAAAACCAAGGCTTTCAATAGACAGTATTTTAAGTTTTAATAAAATGAAACAATTTTAA
- a CDS encoding RCC1 domain-containing protein, with translation MLRRLIFIQFLLILPFTLSCSKGRGNNSDSIMSLGSLYSLDDLSNLAKNSGKIPTYTTSGSENGLISMGDLTACVVMTSGQIKCWGYNQSFQLGNSSASTNNQAEPVYVNILTEKAVAVSAALNHTCAYLISGMKCWGSQNNGKLGNRISNTSYASMPQDILNLNSNQIKMMVTGDEHVCVLLSGSQQVFCWGLNDKGQVAQPFSKTTVISGINIQIPESVKHIATSDHSMCAITISGNLYCWGSYITTNANPNPKLIDSGVKNISSGEKDHFCYISANDFVNCFGRNDKLQLGKMPEDPEYKLQKNTVQNLNNVSAIVAGAYHSCAISDNNTSVYCWGDNSKGQLGNDDLAIDKSSTPIKVVSLPNKKIIDIASSDNVTCVLLESDDVFCWGNNSAPVDNLGDFLGIKNPPNFSNKAIKILNRNDL, from the coding sequence ATGCTTAGAAGATTAATCTTCATACAATTTTTACTAATCCTTCCATTCACACTTTCTTGTTCTAAGGGCCGTGGAAATAATTCTGACTCCATAATGAGTTTAGGTAGTTTATATTCCTTAGATGACTTGAGTAATTTAGCAAAAAATTCTGGGAAAATACCTACCTACACAACTTCGGGCTCTGAAAATGGACTCATAAGTATGGGTGATTTAACAGCCTGCGTAGTGATGACATCCGGACAAATAAAATGCTGGGGATACAATCAATCCTTTCAACTTGGTAATTCAAGTGCGAGCACAAACAACCAGGCAGAACCTGTATATGTAAATATATTAACAGAAAAAGCAGTTGCTGTTTCTGCAGCACTCAATCACACGTGTGCCTATTTAATTTCAGGTATGAAATGTTGGGGTTCGCAAAACAACGGAAAATTAGGTAATAGAATAAGCAATACTTCATACGCAAGTATGCCACAAGATATTTTGAATTTAAATAGCAATCAAATAAAAATGATGGTGACTGGCGATGAACATGTTTGCGTATTGTTATCAGGTTCACAACAAGTTTTTTGTTGGGGCCTCAATGATAAAGGACAAGTGGCACAACCTTTTTCAAAGACAACTGTGATAAGTGGAATAAATATTCAAATACCGGAAAGCGTAAAACACATTGCAACTTCAGATCACTCCATGTGTGCAATTACTATTTCAGGTAATTTATATTGCTGGGGCTCATATATAACTACAAATGCTAATCCGAATCCGAAATTAATTGATTCTGGTGTCAAAAATATTTCAAGTGGTGAAAAAGATCATTTCTGTTATATAAGCGCGAATGATTTTGTCAATTGTTTTGGGAGGAATGATAAATTACAACTTGGTAAAATGCCAGAAGACCCAGAATATAAATTACAAAAAAATACAGTGCAAAATTTAAATAATGTTTCTGCTATCGTTGCAGGAGCATATCATTCATGCGCTATTTCAGACAATAACACTTCTGTTTACTGTTGGGGAGATAATAGTAAAGGACAGCTTGGTAACGATGACTTGGCAATTGACAAATCGAGTACACCTATAAAAGTAGTTAGTCTGCCTAACAAAAAAATAATCGATATTGCTTCTTCAGATAACGTAACATGTGTGCTTTTAGAAAGTGATGATGTTTTTTGTTGGGGAAACAATAGTGCACCTGTTGATAATTTAGGAGATTTTTTAGGCATTAAAAATCCACCAAATTTCTCAAATAAAGCAATTAAAATTCTAAATAGAAACGATCTTTAA